The Pectobacterium parmentieri genome segment TTCTGCCCGTTTCATCAGCAAAACCAACGCCTCTACGCTGGATACCTTTAAAGCGCCAGAAGAAGGTTATCTTGGTGTGATTATCGGTGACAAAGTGTACTACCAGACGCGTCTGGATAAAATTCATACTACGCGCTCTGTGTTTGACGTGACCAACATTGATAAACTGCCCGCCGTCGACATTATTTATGGCTATCAGGACGATCCAGAATATATGTATGACGCCTCTATCAAGCATGGTGTAAAAGGCATCGTGTATGCGGGTATGGGCGCAGGTAGCGTATCTAAGCGCGGCGATGCAGGCATCCGTAAAGCGGAAAGCAAAGGTGTGGTGGTTGTGCGCTCCAGCCGTACCGGCAGCGGTATCGTACCACCGGATGCTGGCCAACCTGGTCTGGTTGCCGATTCTCTAAGCCCGGCAAAATCACGTATTTTGCTGATGCTGGCACTGACGAAAACGACGAACCCAGCCGTGATTCAGGATTACTTCCACGCTTATTAAGCGTCTGAGCGGTTTTTAGTATGATAGCCCCGCCGTTAAACGCGGGGTTTTTTGCTCTTGCTTATCTCGCTTTTTGTTCCCATAGAGAAGTCACTTCCCTCTCTGCTGATTTTATCGGTATGATTCAGTCCACGACAAAGCAGGTAATCACCCCATTTATCTTTGATACCCGAAATTGTTTGAGTTGCAGTGCAGTCAATGTGCGTACAGCTTGAAATATGACGGAACGGGTGAGTAAAAAAGAAGGATTCGTCATTACATGACACACCCCATTTTTATGGTTGGTGCCAGAGGCTGTGGGAAGACTACGGTAGGGCATCAACTGGCACAGGCGTTAGGATATGACTTTGTCGATACCGACCTGTTTATGCAGCAGACGACCAATATGACGGTGGCTGATGTGGTTGCGCAGGAAGGATGGCATGGTTTTCGCCAGCGTGAAAGTCTAGCGCTTCAGCAGGTGACATCCAACCGTTACATCGTTGCGACTGGCGGCGGTATGGTATTGGCTGAAGCCAATCGACGTTTTATGCATGACCAAGGTATTGTCATTTACCTCCATGCGAATGCCGAATTGCTGGCTCAGCGATTGGAGGAAAACCCGCAGGATAACCAGCGGCCTACGCTGACAGGTCGCCCGATCGCCGAGGAAATGGCCGACGTGCTGGCCGCGCGCGAAGCGCTTTATCGCGGTGTTGCGCATCACGTCATTGATGCGTCGCAGACGCCGGAAGCCATTGTGGCAAATGTGTTGAAGGCGCTGCGCTCGTCGGCAGCGTAGGGTGATAAACGGGGCACCGATAAAATAATCATCAGTCAGTGTTATTGAACACTAACTTTCAATGAATAGATCGTGACAGTGGCGCGACTCTCCTTTTAAGATGAATTTCCTGAATTTTTCGACGATAGGTGCCGCGCTATGCTGAATGTAAATGAGTATTTTGCAGGGAAGGTCAAGTCAATCGGTTTTGAAGGCGACAGCATTGGCCGCGCCAGTGTCGGTGTTATGGATGCGGGTGAGTACACGTTTGGAACCGGACAGCCGGAAGAAATGACGGTCATCACCGGGGCATTGAAAGTGCTGTTGCCCGGCGCACCGGATTGGCAGGTTTTTACACCGGGAGAAACGTTTTTCGTTCCTGGAAAAAGCGAATTCAATTTACAGGTGGTCGAACCGACCTCTTATTTGTGTAAGTATTTGTAATACCTATTTATATTCTATACCCTAAGTCATTCGAGTTTTAGGACAAAGTGTTAGCGTTTTGAACAACGCAGATGCAACTTGAAATATGACGGGTATACATCATTCTCGCCGCGCTATGTGCTACATGACGCGGCGTTTTTTATACTGATTCTGCACTATCCTTCTTATCCCCATTTTTAACCCCACCTGTTATCACGCTTTTCTGTCATTTTTTCTCCCTAGAATGATAAATTTTGCTGCAAAAATGTTATGGAGTTCAAATAATGAACTCAAAGGTATTTAAAAGGTATTATTAATTGGTATTTTAAAGGTGTACCTTACTTTGTCATGAAGGATGTAAA includes the following:
- the aroL gene encoding shikimate kinase AroL; this translates as MTHPIFMVGARGCGKTTVGHQLAQALGYDFVDTDLFMQQTTNMTVADVVAQEGWHGFRQRESLALQQVTSNRYIVATGGGMVLAEANRRFMHDQGIVIYLHANAELLAQRLEENPQDNQRPTLTGRPIAEEMADVLAAREALYRGVAHHVIDASQTPEAIVANVLKALRSSAA
- the ppnP gene encoding pyrimidine/purine nucleoside phosphorylase — protein: MLNVNEYFAGKVKSIGFEGDSIGRASVGVMDAGEYTFGTGQPEEMTVITGALKVLLPGAPDWQVFTPGETFFVPGKSEFNLQVVEPTSYLCKYL